The Thermodesulfovibrio sp. 3462-1 genome contains the following window.
AATACTCTTTTTATTTTAATCATAAAATTTTGGTATTAATGTTTTCCCGGCAAAAGCATCAAGTCCGTATATTAAAGCATCTTCAATAATTTGTTTTTCCTCATCCTTTGCCAGTTCTCTCATTTTGAGCATTTCATTAATAAAGAGTCCAATCGTTGTTTCTGGTGAGATTTCCTTTAATCTCTCAAATCTCTCAATATCAAATTTTGTGAATTCAGAAATGTCAAATAAAATTTTATGTTCAGAAAAAAGTTCTTTTAAATAGCTAATATTTAAATCTCCCATGCCTTTGATTTTTAAAATAAAAAGGGTATCCTGAGGAGCATCACTCTCTGTGATTTCAGTAGATATTATATTTTTGACTTTTTCAATATTTTGAGAGGCTGAAATCTCAATTTTTTTGATGGAAAAATCACTTAACCCTACAAATTCTGTTTCAATTTTTGTTTTACCACTGTCTTTTACAATTTCAACAATCAGTCCACCCCTTTTACCATATTCATAGATTGAAGTTGGCACCATACTTCCTGAATAGGCTGCTTTTATTCCTGAGTCATCATAGATTTCCGAGTAATTATGATAATGTCCTAAAGCAATGTAATCAAAGCCTGATTTTAAAATATCACTGTCTTCAAAGGGATGCCAGATTTCTTTGCCTTCAGGATTAAAGTTAATTCTTGATGCGTGAATAACTGCTATATTAATTTTTGATGGATTAATATCTTCGATTTTATCAAAAGCTCGCATTTGTCTGCTAAGACAGGGTTTTCCATAAATATTTACATTTTTAAAGGAGAAATATGAAAATGTCGGTTTTTTAAATATTTTCACATTTTCTTGCCATCCTTTAAATCTGAGTATATTAAGAAGTTTTTCATCATATGGACAATTAGGTGCTAAAAAATCATGATTTCCAGGTGAAATAATAACAGGTTTTGGATAGATTAATTCAAAAACTTCGTTTAAAAACTCTATATCTTCCCTGTAAATTTTATCATTTTCAAAAAAATCTCCTGCCACTATCATGGCATCAAGCTGCTTTTCTTTAATGATTTTAAATGCTTTTAAAAGAGCTTGTTTACAATAGTTAAGTCTATCTATTCCCTTGATTTTTAAACCTAAATGAAGGTCAGAAATTTGTAAAAAATTAAATTTCATTCTTTTATTATAAAAAAATACTTGACATTATATGAAAAATTTGGTATTGTTTACATCAAATCCTTAATTTATCAATAAAAAGGAGGTAAGTAGTTATGACAAAGGCAGAATTAGTAAGCAAAATTGCAGGGAAGGCAGAGCTTACAAAGGCTGAGGCAGCGAAGGCACTGGATGCTACAATTGATGCGATTAAAGAAGCTCTCAAAAAAGGCGACAAGGTTACATTAGTAGGTTTTGGCAGCTTCTATGTTTCAAAGAGAAAGGCAAGAAAGGGAAGAAATCCAAGAACTGGACAGGAAATTAAGATTCCTGCAACAAAAGTTCCTAAATTTACAGCAGGAAAATCTTTGAAAGAAGCAGTAAAGTAATCTCTGAAAATTTATTTTAGGGGAGGAGAAAATCTTCCCCTAAATACTTTTTAAAAGTGAAGGATTGGTCTGAGTTTCTTTTAAAACATATCTTCAGAGAAAAAATTCCTCCGAAACAGCAATTAAAAAATTTAATTCTAAAAGCTTCTGAGCTTTTTACTTTTTCAGATTTTAAAAGACCTATAGATTACATGAAAAATCAGGATATTTTAAAAGGCTATCTTGCCTATTTTTTCCCTGTAAATTTGTCAAAAGTATATGGAATTCTTAAGGAGCTTTTCAGGCATCCTTCAATTTCTCATAAAAAAGATTTAAAAATAGTTGACATTGGTTGTGGTCCCTGTCCAGCAGTTCTGCCAGTTTTTAAGCTATTTGAGCAAGGAATAATTTCAGCAGGCTATATCAGATATGAAGGTGTTGAATTAGAAGATCAGGCTATGAATTTTGCAAAGGAAATGATTGAGAGATTTAAACCATATAATTTGTCAGTAAATTATGAATTTTTAAAAGCTGATGCATCTGATGTAAAAACTTATGTTGAATTGAAAGAATTAAAACCTGACATAATGATTTTTTCAAATTCTATGGGAGAACTATTCGATAAACAAGGAATAAGCCAGGAGGACTTTATAAAATTCATAAAGTATTTTATTTATCGTAATGAAAATTTTACTCTAATTATTATTGAACCAGCAACTAAAAGAAGTTCTATGAGGCTTCATAAACTCAGAGATAGCCTGATTGATGAGCTTAAACTTTATCCTTACAGCCCTTGTCTGAATAATCTTGCATGTTCTGCTCTTAAAGCAAACAACTGGTGTTATGAAGAAAGGAGATGGATTCCTCCAGAATATCTTTCGTTTTTAAGCGCAGTGGGACTGCAGGTAAATTATCTTAAATTTAGCTATGTAATTTTAAGAAAAGATGGGATAAACATAAAAGATACTTTTCCAGAACATGAGATGGTTATAAAAAACACTTCCCATCTTCTCAATGAAAAAGGAAAAAGCAGATTATGGGGATGCTGGGATGGAAGACTTGTTGATATTGAGAGATTAAAAAGAGACTATATAGAAGATGATTGCTGGCTGAAAATTAAAAAAGGCTGCTATTTTTCTTTTTCTGAGTTTATTGAAGTCTCAGAAAAAAAAGTCCGCATTCCTAAAAATTCTAAAATAGAAATTTTTTACTGTCCTGAAATTGTATCTTTTATTTCCTTGTAGGCAAGACGGGCAATCGCTCCTGCAGTATGAACTTTAAGTTCCTTTTTATTTTCACCTGAAGCTTCTTCTAATTCTTTAATCTTCTTTAATGCTATCTCAGGGTCTGAGCGAAGTATCATTCTTACTGTATTTTTTGTAATTCCTACTATGCTCGCTATTTCTTCCTCGCTTTTTAAAAATTTTTCTTTAAGCACAACTGCATAAGAAGCCCTTGCTAAAGCAGGAAGCCATGTAAGACTTCTGTATTCAGCAAGTTTTCTAATTCCACCAAGAAGCTCAATTGTTTTGAAAAAAACTTTTTGTGTAATCTCCTCAACATCAGAAGATTCATCTTTTTGAGGCTTGACTTCAATAACCATTTTTTACCTCCCAATAGGTTCAAGGATTTTTACAAGTCCTGTTTCTGTTATTTCAAGAAAATGCGTTTTTGTATCATGACCTGAAAGTCTACAACCATCAATTCTGAAAAGTCTTACAATATCACCGATTTCTTTTTTATAAAGTTTCATTTTGTATGCAGAATCAACCAGTTCTTTAGCTAAAACCATTGTTCCATCAACAATGTGTCCTACAGCATATCCTCCTGCAGCCTCTGCAGTAAGTTCTTCGTGTCCGCTTCTTTTTTGTGATACAAGGAGTGCTGTTTGATACCATTTTTTTAAAAAATTGAAAATTTGCCTTACCACAACTCTTGCAAGCATTTCTTTATTTTCAAAAAGCCCTGTAACAGAATCAATCACTGTAAATTTAACTTTATAGTTCTGAATTACATAGGCGAGAGTGGAAAGAAGTTCAGGAATATTTTCCCTTAAGCTTCCATAGGAAGCAGCATCAATCAAAATTATGTTGTCTTCAAATTTCTCAAAATTATATCCCATTGCCTGCGCTCTGAGCCTAAGCCCAGCAACAAGAAAGTTTGCAGGAGCCTCAACAGTTATAAAGGCTACTTTATATCCCTTTCTTGCCTGTTCTACAGCAAATTGTTCAACCATTAATGATTTTCCTGTGTCTGAAACTCCTGTAATATTAAAAACAGAGTAGGCTGGAATTCCTCCAAGAGGCTGATTAATAAGCTTACCATCTTTTAGTGTAACTATATAAAAAAGCTTGTCAAGCCCTTCAATTCCTGTTGAGACTCCTTCTATTTCTGGAGCTTTTTCAAGTGCCTGTTTAGCTGTAAATATAGCCTTCTTAACAGGCTCAGGATATTCTTTCTGTTCTTTTAATGTTTCTGTAATTTCAGTTTCCTTTTTCATTTTATGTCTTCAAATTTTTAATCAACTCTTCCACTGTAATGGCAGGCATTGTCATGAGTTGAACTGTGCCTCTTGAACCAAGTTCAACAGACATTTTCATCACTGTGATATTATCTGGAGCCTCAATAATGTTTACAAAATCATAGGGTCCAAGAACAGCATACTGCGCAATTAGCCTGACTCCCATTTTTTCAATCTCCTTGTTGACTTCAGTAATTCTTTCAGGCCTTTCCTTTAAAGTCTCTCTTCCTTCATCTGTAAGAGTGCTTAAAATAACATAGTAAGGCATAATACACCTCCATTATTTTTTTAAATTATACCAATTTTTTTAGTAAATTTTTTATAATTAAATTATGGATTACATGGTGATTTTCATAACAGCACCTAATGAAGAGGAAGCAGTAAAAATAGCAAAAACTCTTGTTGAAGAAAAACTTGCAGGTTGCGTAAATATCATAAAAAATATTCGTTCCATTTATTCCTGGCAGGACAAAATTGAGGATGAGCCAGAAGTTCTGATGATAGTTAAAACACGCTCTGAGTTGTTTGAAGAGCTTGAAAAAAGAGTAAAATCACTTCATTCCTATACAGTGCCCGAGATTATAGGATTAAAAATTAAAAAAGGCAGTGAAAGCTATTTAAACTGGCTTAGTGAGGTTACAAAATGAAAGAGGAAGCTTATACTTCTTTGATCTGTAAGAAATTTTGCAACTACTATAAACCTGGCAAAGAAACTGAATTATGCGGAGGATATTTTTATCTCAAGCAATATATTACCTCTCGTGAGTTAGATGGAATTATTGAGATATTTCATTTAAATAATGAGGCAGTACCAGTTCAGGGTTTATCCTTCCTCTGTGATAAATGCGATTTTAGAGAAGATGGATGTGATTTCTTTGTCAATAAAAGCCAGATACCCTGTGGAGGATATCTGATAATTAGCAGACTCCTTTATTATTTAAATTTCTGAAAAAGGAGGAAGTGTAGTTTTTCTTACTCTCACTGTATTTGCATGTGCTTGCAGTCCCTCAAGGCTTGCAAGCACCTCAACATATGAAGCAAGTTTATTAAATCCTTTTTTGCCAACCTTTATAAGAGAACTTCTTTTTAAAAAATCATAAACTCCTAAGGGAGAGAAAAATCTTGCAGTTCCAGATGTTGGAAGAGTATGATTTGGTCCTGCCACATAGTCTCCAATGGGCTCAGGAGTCCATTGCCCTAAGAATATCGTTCCAGCGTTTTTTAAAAGGGGTAACAGTTTTTCAGGATTTTCTGTCATAATCTCAAGATGTTCCGGTGCAATCTCATTGGCAACATCACATGCTTCATTCAAAGATTTAACAATTATAATGGCTCCGAAGTTTTTAAGAGATTTTTTAGCTATTGATGCCTTTGGTAAAGATTTAAGCTGTACTGATATTTCCTTTTTTACTGCCTCTGAAAGCTTTTCAGAATTTGTGACAAGAATGCTACATGCCATCTCATCGTGTTCAGCCTGACTGAGCATATCAGCAGCTACAAAGGCTGGGATTGCTGAGCTGTCAGCAATAATAAGAATTTCACTCGGTCCTGCAATCATGTCTATGTCCACTTCACCGAAAACAAGCTTTTTAGCTGTTGCCACATAAATATTTCCCGGTCCTACGATTTTATCAACCTTTTTTACTGTCTCAGTTCCATAAGCCATTGCTCCTATTGCCTGTGCTCCTCCAATTCTGTAGACTTCCTTTATTCCGAGAAGATGTAAAGCAGCACATACTGTTGAATTTAGTTCTCCATGAGGCGTGGGAACACATATTGCAATCTCCCTTACTCCTGCAACCTGAGCAG
Protein-coding sequences here:
- a CDS encoding metallophosphoesterase codes for the protein MKFNFLQISDLHLGLKIKGIDRLNYCKQALLKAFKIIKEKQLDAMIVAGDFFENDKIYREDIEFLNEVFELIYPKPVIISPGNHDFLAPNCPYDEKLLNILRFKGWQENVKIFKKPTFSYFSFKNVNIYGKPCLSRQMRAFDKIEDINPSKINIAVIHASRINFNPEGKEIWHPFEDSDILKSGFDYIALGHYHNYSEIYDDSGIKAAYSGSMVPTSIYEYGKRGGLIVEIVKDSGKTKIETEFVGLSDFSIKKIEISASQNIEKVKNIISTEITESDAPQDTLFILKIKGMGDLNISYLKELFSEHKILFDISEFTKFDIERFERLKEISPETTIGLFINEMLKMRELAKDEEKQIIEDALIYGLDAFAGKTLIPKFYD
- a CDS encoding HU family DNA-binding protein; the protein is MTKAELVSKIAGKAELTKAEAAKALDATIDAIKEALKKGDKVTLVGFGSFYVSKRKARKGRNPRTGQEIKIPATKVPKFTAGKSLKEAVK
- a CDS encoding small ribosomal subunit Rsm22 family protein, with the translated sequence MKDWSEFLLKHIFREKIPPKQQLKNLILKASELFTFSDFKRPIDYMKNQDILKGYLAYFFPVNLSKVYGILKELFRHPSISHKKDLKIVDIGCGPCPAVLPVFKLFEQGIISAGYIRYEGVELEDQAMNFAKEMIERFKPYNLSVNYEFLKADASDVKTYVELKELKPDIMIFSNSMGELFDKQGISQEDFIKFIKYFIYRNENFTLIIIEPATKRSSMRLHKLRDSLIDELKLYPYSPCLNNLACSALKANNWCYEERRWIPPEYLSFLSAVGLQVNYLKFSYVILRKDGINIKDTFPEHEMVIKNTSHLLNEKGKSRLWGCWDGRLVDIERLKRDYIEDDCWLKIKKGCYFSFSEFIEVSEKKVRIPKNSKIEIFYCPEIVSFISL
- a CDS encoding KaiC domain-containing protein → MKKETEITETLKEQKEYPEPVKKAIFTAKQALEKAPEIEGVSTGIEGLDKLFYIVTLKDGKLINQPLGGIPAYSVFNITGVSDTGKSLMVEQFAVEQARKGYKVAFITVEAPANFLVAGLRLRAQAMGYNFEKFEDNIILIDAASYGSLRENIPELLSTLAYVIQNYKVKFTVIDSVTGLFENKEMLARVVVRQIFNFLKKWYQTALLVSQKRSGHEELTAEAAGGYAVGHIVDGTMVLAKELVDSAYKMKLYKKEIGDIVRLFRIDGCRLSGHDTKTHFLEITETGLVKILEPIGR
- a CDS encoding GYD domain-containing protein, translated to MPYYVILSTLTDEGRETLKERPERITEVNKEIEKMGVRLIAQYAVLGPYDFVNIIEAPDNITVMKMSVELGSRGTVQLMTMPAITVEELIKNLKT
- the cutA gene encoding divalent-cation tolerance protein CutA produces the protein MDYMVIFITAPNEEEAVKIAKTLVEEKLAGCVNIIKNIRSIYSWQDKIEDEPEVLMIVKTRSELFEELEKRVKSLHSYTVPEIIGLKIKKGSESYLNWLSEVTK
- the hisD gene encoding histidinol dehydrogenase; the protein is MLTIKDKIELERFIKKLRKRSTSEPEIEENVKKILNEVKKKRDKALIKYTKLFDRHNLPLKIEPDEIKKKADNVSKEVIDALRFASERIRKFHEHQLENSWQYEEEDITLGQLIRPIERLGAYVPGGKASYPSTVLMNIIPAQVAGVREIAICVPTPHGELNSTVCAALHLLGIKEVYRIGGAQAIGAMAYGTETVKKVDKIVGPGNIYVATAKKLVFGEVDIDMIAGPSEILIIADSSAIPAFVAADMLSQAEHDEMACSILVTNSEKLSEAVKKEISVQLKSLPKASIAKKSLKNFGAIIIVKSLNEACDVANEIAPEHLEIMTENPEKLLPLLKNAGTIFLGQWTPEPIGDYVAGPNHTLPTSGTARFFSPLGVYDFLKRSSLIKVGKKGFNKLASYVEVLASLEGLQAHANTVRVRKTTLPPFSEI